From a single Anaeromicrobium sediminis genomic region:
- a CDS encoding GNAT family N-acetyltransferase has product MDLVNLYETCSTKNSIKKLNILNTRKASKKDLSQIYGVACSVGKKTKISQAGFLMDDYTSNPKHYKNFFMEKILQLDHFYIAENSGVVGFLMAYTKEQWLESNPNWIEDICWRPDFDKTKLDDFVVIDKTAILSNLTGHGIGSILYKRLMKDLKLKNIKNIFAETIISPTPNFASLAFREKQNYTLSGLRYESYKSTLYTDLIYNKSVS; this is encoded by the coding sequence ATGGATTTAGTAAACTTGTATGAAACTTGTAGTACAAAAAACAGTATTAAGAAATTAAATATACTTAATACAAGAAAAGCTTCAAAAAAGGACTTATCTCAAATATATGGTGTGGCTTGTTCTGTGGGCAAGAAAACGAAGATATCCCAAGCAGGTTTTTTGATGGATGATTATACATCAAATCCCAAACACTATAAAAATTTTTTCATGGAGAAAATTCTTCAATTAGATCATTTTTATATTGCAGAAAACAGCGGGGTTGTTGGATTTTTAATGGCATATACAAAAGAACAATGGTTAGAAAGTAATCCTAATTGGATTGAAGATATATGTTGGAGACCAGATTTTGATAAAACTAAGTTAGATGACTTTGTGGTCATAGATAAGACAGCCATATTGTCAAATTTAACAGGACATGGGATTGGCAGCATTCTTTATAAAAGATTGATGAAGGATTTAAAATTAAAAAATATTAAGAACATATTTGCAGAAACAATAATCAGTCCTACCCCTAATTTTGCTTCCCTTGCTTTTAGAGAAAAGCAAAATTATACCCTTTCAGGTTTAAGATATGAATCCTATAAAAGCACACTCTACACAGATTTAATTTATAATAAATCCGTAAGTTAA
- a CDS encoding STAS domain-containing protein encodes MNTSNIIIPKNFAVDEASDFREEIILLINKGERDFTLNFSECTFIDSTGLGVLVSIYKKCEEINANLKLHSINSQVMRIFELTRLDKVFNIK; translated from the coding sequence GTGAATACATCAAACATTATAATACCTAAAAATTTTGCAGTAGATGAGGCTTCTGATTTTAGAGAAGAAATAATTCTATTAATTAACAAAGGTGAAAGAGATTTTACACTTAATTTTAGTGAATGTACATTTATTGATAGTACAGGGCTTGGCGTATTAGTATCAATATATAAAAAATGTGAAGAAATAAATGCTAATCTTAAACTTCATTCAATTAATTCACAAGTTATGAGGATCTTTGAATTAACAAGATTAGATAAAGTATTTAATATTAAATAA
- a CDS encoding methyl-accepting chemotaxis protein has translation MKMSLKTKLISMFFIFISVPLIILGIISSSMASNSMEHLTEEELRQITEETSKAINQTVNSVDKYVQVLSHNKDFAKIATGNIEDHSEIFKYLKTLQDENHEEIEKIIITNQSGKGVISSDDKEYNIDLSNRLYVQSALKGSKHISEVIISKVSKKPIIAIAYPLKLNNEIVGTITGTIKFENINKHASEIKIGENGYAYMIDKNGLFVYHPKKEKILKENIKDIDNEQLHKLVEKMISGKTDEGYYEYEGVRKFVRFTPSNNWIIAVTADYDEYMAVATAIKKDTIIITVAALIIAMFLAYMITTRNIINPIKNLEELMIKAGDGDLTVESKITTKDEIQTLGEYFNQMIEHQSNIISHVRKGAEDLAAASEEVSASTEEVSASTEQITANIQEVAANAEHQNNTIIETSEVLVQLSSLIQIAQSKAIKAKDNSGGTKIAAEEGRNNVEKTVEAIENINKVSTETADILKELNELSNKVSGIIETINKISNQTNLLALNAAIEAARAGEHGRGFTVVADEVKKLSEQTSVEANEIASLVNQMVTQINAAVKSMNLGKQVVENGVIVANETDKSFVSIINAVEQIVKDVEQIVDVTKDEVASSDQIINLIDSVATITETTATNSEEVAKSTEEQSSVVENLAASAEETSAMANSLNDLVVKFKIRGE, from the coding sequence ATGAAAATGAGCTTAAAGACCAAGTTAATATCAATGTTTTTTATATTTATTTCAGTTCCACTTATTATTTTAGGCATTATATCTAGCAGTATGGCTTCAAATTCAATGGAACATTTGACGGAGGAAGAGTTAAGACAAATTACTGAAGAAACATCTAAAGCTATTAATCAAACTGTAAACTCAGTAGATAAATATGTACAAGTTTTAAGTCATAACAAGGACTTTGCTAAAATTGCCACAGGAAACATTGAAGATCACTCTGAAATTTTTAAATATTTAAAAACTCTTCAAGACGAAAATCATGAGGAAATAGAAAAGATAATTATTACAAATCAATCAGGTAAAGGAGTTATTAGTAGTGATGATAAGGAATACAATATAGATTTAAGTAATCGATTATATGTGCAAAGTGCTTTAAAAGGCTCTAAACATATAAGTGAAGTAATTATATCTAAAGTTTCAAAAAAACCTATAATAGCAATCGCTTATCCCTTAAAGCTTAATAATGAAATTGTGGGAACAATAACTGGAACAATTAAGTTTGAAAATATAAACAAACATGCTTCTGAGATAAAAATAGGAGAAAATGGATATGCATATATGATCGATAAAAATGGATTATTTGTATATCATCCTAAAAAAGAAAAAATATTGAAAGAAAATATAAAAGATATAGATAATGAACAATTACATAAATTAGTAGAAAAAATGATATCAGGAAAAACAGATGAAGGGTATTATGAATACGAAGGAGTTCGTAAATTCGTAAGATTTACTCCCTCAAACAATTGGATTATAGCAGTAACAGCCGATTATGACGAGTACATGGCTGTGGCAACAGCTATTAAAAAGGATACGATTATTATAACTGTTGCAGCATTGATTATTGCAATGTTTTTAGCTTATATGATTACAACAAGAAATATAATAAATCCTATTAAAAATTTAGAAGAGTTAATGATAAAAGCAGGGGATGGGGATTTAACAGTTGAATCAAAAATAACTACAAAAGATGAAATACAAACATTAGGTGAATATTTCAATCAAATGATAGAACATCAATCAAATATAATAAGTCATGTTAGAAAAGGGGCAGAGGATTTAGCGGCTGCCTCAGAAGAGGTGTCTGCTTCTACAGAAGAAGTAAGTGCATCAACTGAGCAGATTACAGCCAATATACAAGAAGTTGCGGCAAATGCAGAACATCAAAATAATACTATAATTGAAACTTCTGAAGTGTTAGTTCAGCTTTCGAGTTTAATTCAAATAGCACAAAGTAAAGCTATTAAAGCCAAAGATAATTCAGGAGGTACTAAAATAGCTGCTGAGGAAGGACGAAATAATGTTGAAAAAACAGTTGAAGCTATTGAAAATATTAATAAAGTATCAACTGAAACAGCAGATATACTAAAAGAATTAAATGAACTTTCTAATAAAGTTAGTGGAATTATTGAAACAATCAATAAAATTTCAAATCAAACAAATTTATTAGCATTAAATGCGGCTATTGAAGCTGCAAGAGCTGGCGAACATGGCAGAGGATTTACAGTGGTAGCAGATGAAGTGAAAAAACTTTCAGAACAAACAAGTGTTGAAGCAAATGAAATAGCTTCATTAGTAAATCAAATGGTAACTCAAATAAATGCTGCTGTTAAATCCATGAACTTAGGCAAGCAAGTAGTAGAAAATGGTGTAATCGTAGCAAATGAAACAGACAAATCATTTGTTAGTATTATAAATGCAGTAGAACAAATAGTGAAAGACGTTGAACAAATAGTAGATGTGACGAAAGATGAAGTTGCAAGTTCAGATCAAATCATAAATCTTATTGATTCTGTTGCAACCATTACTGAAACTACAGCAACAAATAGCGAAGAAGTGGCTAAATCAACGGAAGAACAATCTTCAGTAGTAGAGAATTTAGCTGCTAGCGCAGAAGAAACTAGTGCTATGGCTAATAGCCTAAATGATCTTGTAGTAAAATTTAAGATTCGAGGTGAATAA